One genomic window of Manduca sexta isolate Smith_Timp_Sample1 chromosome 4, JHU_Msex_v1.0, whole genome shotgun sequence includes the following:
- the LOC115445909 gene encoding phosphatidylinositol-3-phosphatase SAC1: MADQLLIHDDIKLYTTSDKFYFEPTINPTEIMVIDRTTGEASVKDINAVKIPIPANAYRPVCGFLGSIKLVSGLYLVVAKYRILMGKLNGHDIFQLAGADIIPYARSTTHLTNKQIEDNSTYEKMVRAALETPGIYFSYGHDLTHSLQRLHSVGPDFHKMSLANRADSRFLWNGHLLRDYSHEQFSRFALPLIEGFVSINSLVVNSRQITWSLVSRRCVDRAGTRFFMRGVDAQGNVANYVETEQILEVGSEKSSYVQTRGSIPLFWSQYPDIKYKPAVTLAHEDHVAAYTKHLRDQQQRYGNQVLVNLIDQHGKEEALERGYRAAVAAAALPGVRYEPFDFHAECRGMRYYRLNVLIDRIAHEQTEFGYFLCRGGTVLLRQSGVFRTNCVDCLDRTNVVQSLLARLQLNAALTLLAVARPDEQHPHLDTLFNTVWADHADMISIQYSGTGALKTDFTRTGKRTHLGLMRDGVNSLTRYYKNNFSDGFRQDSIDLFLGKYVIRDGEGSAVPCPLRRDRDWKYITFPSVLLVAVSMFCASATLPSRYTSEVLLYLMFWGAAVGATLSFIFRHGKEFVDWPRLDAGGLAAARALPPPHSL; the protein is encoded by the exons ATGGCAGATCAACTGCTAATTCACGATGATATTAAATT ATATACCACATCCGATAAGTTCTATTTTGAACCAACCATTAATCCCACAGAGATTATGGTCATTGATCGAACAACAGGAGAAGCTTCTGTTAAAG aTATAAATGCAGTCAAAATCCCGATTCCGGCGAATGCATACAGACCTGTATGTGGTTTCTTAGGGTCTATCAAGCTTGTGTCTGGACTGTACCTCGTCGTTGCCAAATATAGGATATTG ATGGGAAAACTAAACGGCCATGACATTTTCCAACTTGCTGGTGCAGATATCATACCCTATGCAAGATCTACAACACATCTTACTAACAAACAG ATAGAAGACAATAGTACGTATGAGAAGATGGTCCGCGCGGCGCTAGAGACGCCTGGAATTTATTTCTCGTACGGACACGATCTCACACACAGTCTGCAGAGGCTGCACTCGGTTGGACCTGACTTCCACAAG ATGTCTTTGGCGAATCGTGCCGATTCTAGGTTTTTGTGGAATGGTCACTTACTGAGGGACTACTCACACGAACAATTCTCAAGATTCGCTTTACCGCTTATAGAAGGCT TTGTGTCAATAAACTCGCTGGTGGTAAATAGTCGTCAGATCACGTGGTCGCTCGTGTCGCGGCGGTGCGTCGACCGCGCCGGCACCAGGTTCTTCATGCGCGGTGTCGATGCCCAG GGCAACGTAGCCAACTACGTGGAGACCGAACAGATCCTCGAGGTAGGCAGTGAGAAGTCGTCGTACGTGCAGACCAGGGGATCGATTCCCCTGTTCTGGAGCCAGTATCCTGACATCAAGTACAAGCCAGCGGTTACCCTGGCTCATGAGGACCACGTGGCGGCTTACACCAAGCATCTGAGGGACCAGCAGCAGAGATATGGGAACCAGGTGTTGGTGAACTTG ATCGACCAGCATGGCAAGGAGGAGGCGCTGGAGCGCGGGTACcgcgcggcggtggcggcggccgCGCTGCCCGGCGTGCGGTACGAGCCGTTCGACTTCCACGCCGAGTGCCGCGGCATGCGCTACTACCGCCTCAATGTGCTCATCGACCGCATCGCGCACGAGCAG ACCGAATTCGGCTATTTCCTGTGCCGCGGCGGCACAGTGCTGCTGCGCCAGAGCGGCGTGTTCCGCACCAACTGCGTGGACTGCCTCGACCGCACCAACGTGGTGCAGAGCCTGCTGGCGCGCCTGCAGCTCAACGCGGCGCTGACGCTGCTCGCCGTCGCACGGCCTGATGAGCAGCATCCGCATCTCGACACGCTCTTTAATACT GTATGGGCTGACCACGCGGACATGATATCGATCCAGTACTCCGGCACGGGAGCGCTGAAGACCGACTTCACTCGCACCGGCAAAAGGACGCATCTCGGCCTCATGAGGGATGGAGTTAATTCCCTCACTCGATACTACAAGAACAACTTCAGTGACGGGTTTAGGCAG GATTCAATCGACTTGTTCCTAGGCAAATACGTGATAAGGGACGGCGAGGGCAGCGCCGTGCCCTGTCCGCTGCGGCGCGACAGAGACTGGAAATACATTACA TTCCCGTCGGTACTGCTGGTGGCGGTGTCGATGTTCTGCGCAAGCGCAACGCTGCCGTCTCGGTACACCAGCGAGGTGCTTCTCTACCTCATGTTCTGGGGCGCTGCCGTCGGTGCCACACTCTCCTTCATATTTAg GCACGGCAAGGAGTTCGTGGACTGGCCGCGGCTGGACGCGGGCgggctcgccgccgcgcgcgccctgCCGCCGCCGCACTCTTTATGA